The following proteins are encoded in a genomic region of Patagioenas fasciata isolate bPatFas1 chromosome 26, bPatFas1.hap1, whole genome shotgun sequence:
- the NT5DC4 gene encoding LOW QUALITY PROTEIN: 5'-nucleotidase domain-containing protein 4 (The sequence of the model RefSeq protein was modified relative to this genomic sequence to represent the inferred CDS: inserted 2 bases in 1 codon): MGSEGERGPGDARALRRDRQHRIFVNRSLALEKIKCFGFDMDYTLAMYKSPDYEELAFALLLEHLVSIGYPHEILAYKYDPTFPTRGLVFDALFGNLLKVDSHGNLLVCAHGFRFLKGAEILHYYPNKFIQRDDMKRFHILNTLFNLTEAHLYACLVDFFTNCSRYINCDTGYKHGNLFMSFRSMFQDVREAMDSVHLSGCLKEKTLENLEKYVVKDPRVPLLLSRMREVGKVFLATNSDYNYTDAIMSYLFDFGDGDKVGVTPLGGAGCHGHPLADPXHPQRPWRSYFDLIVVDTRKPLFFAEGTVLRQVNTDTGKLRIGTYTGPLQHCAVYSGGSSDVVCDLLGVKGKDILYMGDHIFGDILKSKKRQGWRTFLVVPELARELQVWTEKSELFEELRSLDLFLAELYQHLDSGSSERPDISSIKRRIQKVTHEMDMCYGKMGSLFRCGSRQTLFASQLMRYADLYAASFLNFLYYPFSYLFRASPVLMAHELAVEHSHLDTGDGGTALAPWLAQHGHPDQQIAGEDSNGEEEDDGEA, translated from the exons ATGGGCAGCGAGGGCGAGCGGGGCCCGGGGGACGCGCGGGCGCTGCGCAGGGACCGTCAGCACCG gattttcgTCAACCGGAGCCTGGCGCTGGAGAAGATCAAATGCTTTGGCTTCGACATGGACTACACGCTGGCCA TGTACAAGTCCCCCGATTACGAGGAGCTGGCGTTCGCTCTGTTGCTGGAGCACCTGGTGTCCATCGGGTACCCCCACGAGATCCTCGCCTACAAGTACGACCCCACCTTCCCCACCCG GGGGTTGGTGTTCGACGCCCTGTTCGGGAACCTGCTGAAGGTGGATTCTCACGGGAACCTGCTGGTCTGCGCCCACGGGTTCCGCTTCCTCAAGGG GGCTGAAATCCTCCACTATTACCCCAACAAGTTCATCCAGCGGGATGACATGAAACGCTTCCACATCCTCAACACCCTCTTCAACCTCACAG AAGCCCACCTCTACGCCTGCCTCGTGGACTTCTTCACCAACTGCTCCCGATACATCAA CTGCGACACCGGCTACAAGCACGGGAACCTCTTCATGTCCTTCCGCAGCATGTTCCAGGACGTGCGCGAGGCCATGGACAGCGTGCACCTCTCG GGCTGCTTGAAGGAGAAGACGTTGGAGAACCTGGAGAAATACGTGGTGAAGGAC CCCCGCGTGCCGCTGCTGCTGAGCCGCATGAGGGAGGTGGGGAAGGTCTTTCTGGCCACCAACAGCGACTACAACTACACCGAT GCCATCATGTCCTACCTGTTTGACTTTGGcgatggggacaaggtgggtgTGACCCCgctggggggtgcagggtgccACGGGCACCCCCTCGCTGACCC CCACCCGCAGCGGCCCTGGCGATCCTACTTCGACCTCATCGTGGTGGACACCCGCAAGCCGCTCTTCTTCGCCGAGGGCACCGTGCTGCGCCAAGTcaacacg GACACGGGGAAGCTGCGCATCGGGACGTACACGGGGCCGCTCCAGCACTGCGCCGTCTACTCCGGGG GCTCCTCGGACGTGGTGTGTGACCTGCTGGGCGTGAAGGGCAAAGACATCCTGTACATGGGGGACCACATCTTTGGGGACATCCTCAAGTCCAAGAAGCGGCAGGGCTGGAGAACCTTCCTGGTTGTGCCCGAGCTGGCGCGCGAGCTGCAGGTCTGGACGGAGAAGAGCG AGCTGTTTGAAGAGCTGCGCAGCCTGGACCTCTTCTTGGCGGAGCTGTACCA GCACTTGGACAGCGGCAGCAGCGAGCGCCCGGACATCAGCTCCATCAAGCGTCGGATCCAG aAGGTCACCCACGAGATGGACATGTGCTAcgggaagatgggcagcctgttccgctgCGGCTCGCGCCAGACGCTGTTCGCCAGCCAGCTGATGCGCTACGCCGACCTCTACGCCGCCTCCTTCCTCAACTTCCTCTACTACCCCTTCAGCTACCTCTTCCGCGCATCCCCCGTCCTG ATGGCACACGAGTTGGCAGTGGAGCACAGCCACCTGGACACCGGGGACGGGGGCACGGCCCTGGCACCCTGGCTGGCCCAGCACGGCCACCCCGACCAGCAG ATTGCTGGGGAGGACTCCaacggggaggaggaggatgatggaGAAGCCTGA